From Mycoplasmopsis gallinacea, the proteins below share one genomic window:
- a CDS encoding TatD family hydrolase produces MGKKRSNFIDAHNHITTKFYSEEQIKKIMDKAIENDIEFMIVNGGHRSENIEVLELAKKYPIIKPAIGIHPEDGEGENDVLLYKHLINEDVVAIGEIGLDYYYEAAPSRENQIKSFENQVKLASELKLPVVIHIRDKEEQDLAYKDAYEILKKYKNLKIMLHTYAGNIEWAKLFLELGCYFSFSGVITFGSSDKTRKVLEFIPLDNLLIETDAPYLRPHPFKNILNEPNQVLFTTYYAAGLKKVGVEKFVTKINSNLRKLFNLK; encoded by the coding sequence ATGGGTAAAAAAAGAAGTAATTTTATTGATGCTCACAATCATATAACTACTAAGTTTTATTCTGAAGAGCAAATTAAAAAAATAATGGACAAAGCAATTGAAAACGATATTGAATTTATGATTGTAAACGGTGGGCATAGAAGTGAAAATATCGAAGTTTTAGAACTTGCAAAAAAATATCCAATTATCAAACCCGCAATTGGGATTCACCCTGAAGATGGTGAAGGTGAAAATGATGTACTGCTTTATAAACATTTAATTAATGAAGATGTTGTGGCAATTGGCGAAATAGGTTTAGATTATTATTATGAAGCTGCTCCAAGCAGAGAAAACCAAATTAAAAGTTTTGAAAACCAAGTTAAATTAGCTTCTGAACTTAAATTACCTGTTGTTATTCATATAAGAGATAAAGAAGAACAAGATCTAGCTTATAAAGATGCTTATGAAATTCTTAAAAAGTATAAGAATTTAAAAATTATGTTACACACATATGCGGGTAACATTGAATGAGCAAAATTATTTTTAGAGCTAGGATGTTATTTTTCATTTAGCGGCGTTATTACATTTGGTTCTAGCGATAAAACAAGAAAAGTTTTAGAATTTATCCCGCTAGATAATCTATTAATTGAAACTGATGCACCTTACTTAAGACCACATCCATTTAAAAATATTTTAAATGAACCTAACCAAGTTCTTTTTACAACTTATTATGCTGCAGGTCTTAAAAAAGTAGGGGTTGAAAAATTTGTAACAAAAATAAATTCAAATTTAAGAAAGTTGTTTAATTTAAAATAA
- a CDS encoding RNA-binding S4 domain-containing protein, with the protein MIVKIKGDSIKVSQFLKKIGEISTGGQSKSFFDNNTMKINGEAPKGRSSKIKPGDIIWVNDTLIKVESEE; encoded by the coding sequence ATGATAGTAAAAATCAAAGGTGATTCAATTAAAGTTAGTCAGTTCCTTAAAAAAATTGGTGAAATTTCCACTGGTGGTCAATCAAAATCTTTTTTTGATAATAACACTATGAAAATTAATGGAGAAGCACCAAAAGGTAGAAGTAGTAAAATTAAGCCTGGTGATATAATTTGAGTTAATGATACTTTAATTAAAGTTGAATCAGAAGAATAA
- the frr gene encoding ribosome recycling factor, translating into MELDLYLLELDEHSDKAISHYKFELSKISTGRANPQIVKGIKVDYYGIMTSLEELANISVPEPQQLLIKPYDISSVKDIAKALLNANLGINPVDEGNQVRMTFPTLTTERRRELAKSISKFTEAAKVGVRNARQNVNKAIKADEELSEDVQKTYLDKVQAEVDKYIDKINEIAKAKEQDLMNN; encoded by the coding sequence ATGGAATTAGATCTTTATTTATTAGAACTTGATGAACACAGTGATAAAGCAATTAGTCACTACAAATTTGAACTTTCTAAAATCTCAACTGGTAGAGCTAACCCTCAAATTGTTAAAGGTATTAAAGTTGATTATTATGGAATTATGACATCTCTTGAAGAGTTGGCTAATATTAGTGTCCCAGAACCACAACAATTGTTAATTAAACCATATGACATTTCTTCTGTTAAAGATATAGCAAAAGCTCTTTTAAATGCAAATTTAGGTATTAATCCTGTTGATGAAGGGAACCAAGTTAGAATGACTTTCCCTACTTTAACAACAGAAAGAAGAAGAGAACTTGCAAAAAGTATTTCTAAATTTACTGAAGCTGCAAAAGTGGGCGTTAGAAATGCTCGTCAAAACGTTAATAAAGCAATCAAAGCTGATGAAGAATTATCTGAAGATGTTCAAAAAACATACTTAGATAAAGTTCAAGCTGAAGTTGACAAATACATTGATAAAATTAACGAAATTGCAAAAGCTAAAGAACAAGACTTAATGAATAATTAA
- the rsmA gene encoding 16S rRNA (adenine(1518)-N(6)/adenine(1519)-N(6))-dimethyltransferase RsmA produces MKKEIYAKKQFGQNFLQDKNIIKKIVKVFDLNKQNIIEIGPGRGALTRELLEVAKSVIAFEIDKDMIEVLNKEFDQKNNFVLVNEDFLKIDISNYKDYYIVANIPYYITTDILFKIFEQFRNFKGVVLMVQKEVAERIVAKERTKNYSKLSVTSQFLAETKLEFVVPASCFSPAPKVDSAIISFKFKDLKEENIKDKLEFFKLCFQNRRKKLSYSLKTVFNSSLINESFEKIGKNDNLRIQELTVEQIIQLYDLLKK; encoded by the coding sequence ATGAAAAAAGAAATATATGCAAAAAAACAGTTTGGTCAAAACTTTTTACAAGATAAAAACATTATTAAAAAAATAGTAAAAGTTTTTGATTTAAACAAACAAAATATAATTGAAATTGGACCTGGTAGAGGAGCTTTAACTAGAGAACTTTTAGAAGTTGCAAAAAGTGTTATCGCTTTTGAAATTGATAAAGATATGATTGAAGTTCTTAATAAAGAATTTGATCAAAAAAACAACTTTGTTTTAGTTAATGAAGATTTTTTAAAGATCGATATTTCAAATTACAAAGATTATTACATTGTTGCAAATATCCCCTACTATATTACAACTGATATTCTTTTTAAAATTTTTGAGCAATTTAGAAACTTTAAAGGTGTTGTTTTAATGGTTCAAAAAGAAGTTGCAGAAAGAATAGTAGCAAAAGAAAGAACTAAAAATTATTCTAAATTATCAGTCACATCACAGTTTTTAGCTGAAACTAAATTAGAATTTGTGGTTCCTGCTAGTTGTTTTTCACCAGCCCCAAAAGTTGATTCTGCAATTATTTCTTTTAAATTTAAAGATTTAAAAGAAGAAAACATTAAAGATAAACTTGAATTTTTCAAATTATGTTTCCAAAATCGTAGAAAAAAATTGTCTTATTCATTAAAAACGGTTTTTAATAGTTCACTTATAAATGAATCGTTCGAAAAAATAGGTAAAAACGATAACTTGAGAATTCAAGAACTCACCGTAGAACAAATTATACAGCTCTATGATTTACTTAAAAAGTAA
- the tsaE gene encoding tRNA (adenosine(37)-N6)-threonylcarbamoyltransferase complex ATPase subunit type 1 TsaE — protein sequence MKFEKTYTINRIEQWEGILNEIFPLIQKTQTILLDGNLGAGKTTFVKMLGKKIGIKQNITSPSFSYMKDYPGLIHIDLYNYKGDLEEFEDYFEGNIVAIEWASLKKIDSYFDSYIQILINNDNNVRQVIVKEK from the coding sequence ATGAAATTCGAAAAAACTTACACAATTAACAGAATTGAACAATGAGAAGGAATTTTAAACGAAATTTTTCCTTTGATTCAGAAAACTCAAACTATTTTATTAGATGGTAATTTAGGAGCTGGAAAAACAACTTTTGTAAAAATGCTTGGTAAAAAAATCGGCATTAAACAAAACATTACTTCTCCTTCATTTTCATATATGAAAGATTATCCAGGATTAATCCATATTGATTTATATAACTACAAAGGTGATCTAGAAGAATTTGAGGATTACTTTGAAGGAAATATTGTTGCAATTGAATGGGCTTCTTTAAAAAAGATTGATAGCTACTTTGATAGCTATATTCAAATACTTATAAATAATGATAATAATGTTCGTCAAGTAATAGTTAAGGAGAAATAA
- the tsaB gene encoding tRNA (adenosine(37)-N6)-threonylcarbamoyltransferase complex dimerization subunit type 1 TsaB — protein MNLFLDTATEDFCLILFDDNFNVIDNVFIAAQKKKVDLIISSTEQILAKNSLKIQDIKGLYTNIGPGFFTGIRSSFIYFRTVALMLKTHFFVTNSFALLQKQFSHASELYLDAQGKKMYFLTPSKNINSIDVFDSIKVLDLDLSKLQKIDFGKLTQNFASYKDCFKEADPMSVEPQYVKKPQIGGN, from the coding sequence ATGAATCTTTTTTTAGATACAGCAACTGAAGATTTTTGCTTGATTTTATTTGATGATAATTTCAATGTAATTGATAATGTTTTTATAGCTGCTCAAAAGAAAAAAGTGGACTTAATTATTTCTTCAACTGAACAAATATTAGCTAAAAACAGTCTCAAAATTCAGGATATAAAGGGTTTATATACAAATATTGGCCCTGGTTTTTTTACTGGAATTAGAAGTTCATTTATTTACTTTAGAACTGTTGCTTTAATGCTTAAAACTCACTTTTTTGTTACAAACTCATTTGCTTTGTTACAGAAACAATTTTCTCATGCTTCAGAGTTATATTTAGATGCTCAAGGTAAAAAAATGTACTTTTTAACACCAAGCAAAAACATTAATTCTATAGATGTTTTTGACTCAATTAAGGTATTGGATTTAGATTTAAGCAAGCTTCAAAAAATTGATTTTGGAAAACTTACTCAAAACTTTGCTTCTTACAAAGATTGCTTTAAAGAAGCTGATCCAATGTCAGTAGAACCTCAATATGTTAAAAAACCTCAAATAGGAGGTAATTAA
- the tsaD gene encoding tRNA (adenosine(37)-N6)-threonylcarbamoyltransferase complex transferase subunit TsaD, with product MRIIAIETSHDDTSIAILEDGQIIDMWSISQIDIFKEFGGTIPEISSREHVKNISLIQQAILTKYPNLQIDYVAYTKEPGLIGTLQIGKLFASALALCLNVPLLPINHLHGHLLSGSINQEITFPALCLLVSGGHTQLIWANDVDNFKIIGETLDDAVGEAFDKVAVKCGLGFPGGPIIDQISANYSGEYINFTKPKTDNQFDFSFSGLKAQVLQYINTHNMKNINIDPIQIAASFQKTAVDYLIEKTTLAIENLKPASIILGGGVSANKELRKRFLELHPKAIIPEMKYATDNGAMIAQAAYLQLKRSKND from the coding sequence ATGAGAATTATCGCTATCGAAACTTCACACGATGATACTTCAATTGCAATTTTAGAAGATGGTCAAATCATCGATATGTGAAGCATTTCACAAATTGATATTTTTAAAGAATTTGGTGGAACTATTCCGGAAATTTCTTCAAGAGAGCATGTTAAAAATATCTCACTTATTCAGCAAGCTATTTTAACTAAATACCCCAATTTACAAATAGATTATGTTGCTTACACTAAAGAACCAGGATTAATTGGTACCCTTCAAATTGGTAAATTATTTGCTTCTGCATTAGCGCTTTGTTTAAATGTTCCTTTATTACCCATAAACCACTTACATGGACATTTATTATCAGGTTCAATTAACCAAGAAATCACTTTCCCTGCTCTTTGCCTTCTTGTCTCTGGCGGGCATACTCAACTTATTTGAGCTAATGATGTAGACAATTTCAAAATCATCGGAGAAACTTTAGATGATGCTGTTGGTGAAGCTTTTGATAAAGTAGCTGTTAAATGCGGTTTAGGTTTTCCTGGTGGTCCAATTATTGATCAAATATCCGCTAATTATAGTGGTGAATATATTAATTTCACAAAACCTAAGACAGATAATCAATTTGACTTTTCATTTAGTGGATTAAAGGCGCAAGTTCTTCAATATATTAATACTCACAATATGAAAAATATTAATATTGATCCAATTCAAATTGCTGCTAGCTTCCAAAAAACTGCAGTAGATTATTTAATTGAAAAAACAACTTTAGCTATTGAAAATCTTAAGCCTGCTTCCATTATTTTAGGTGGTGGAGTAAGCGCTAACAAAGAATTAAGAAAAAGGTTTTTAGAGCTTCATCCAAAAGCAATCATTCCAGAAATGAAATATGCAACTGATAATGGAGCTATGATTGCACAAGCTGCATACTTACAATTAAAAAGAAGTAAAAACGACTAA
- the mnmE gene encoding tRNA uridine-5-carboxymethylaminomethyl(34) synthesis GTPase MnmE: protein MYDNIAAISSGLRTNQPISIVRLAGPDTLEIIKKIFKGKLGNDHEITYGHIYDNDQLIDEVLIMWFLGKKDSNGNLIFNNYVGEPIIEINCHGGIVVTNKVLELLLKNGARLAEPGEFTRRAFLNGKMDLVKAEAIHDLIMSKTSMQSLASVNKFHGKTSELIDNFLKEISLLIGMAEVNIDYPEYDDIEQLDTTKMLAKVNKLIDELNNVIKVSEDAKYIFEGVNVAILGKPNVGKSSILNSLLSEDKAIVTDIAGTTRDLVEASYQINGMLFKLVDTAGIRKTDEKIESIGIQKSLEQIEKSDLIIHVVEPTKNDNEFDKYIEEQALKEQKMYVKVVNKSDLLNTEKQKDLIYVSALNKDIEELENKMVELFQHIDIFDEKILSNTRQLSLIKKACENLLDAKNSLENYQTFDVIIIDLYAAWDNLQNIKGNVNREDLLDVMFANFCLGK from the coding sequence ATGTATGACAATATAGCTGCAATTTCTTCTGGTTTAAGAACTAACCAACCAATTTCAATTGTTAGATTAGCAGGACCAGATACGTTAGAAATAATTAAAAAAATATTTAAAGGTAAACTCGGAAATGATCATGAAATTACTTATGGTCACATTTATGATAATGATCAATTAATCGACGAAGTTTTAATTATGTGATTTTTAGGTAAAAAAGACAGTAATGGAAACTTGATTTTTAATAACTACGTAGGAGAACCTATTATTGAAATTAATTGTCACGGAGGGATTGTAGTTACAAACAAAGTTTTAGAACTTTTACTTAAAAATGGTGCTAGATTAGCTGAACCTGGTGAATTTACAAGAAGAGCTTTTTTAAATGGAAAAATGGACTTAGTTAAAGCAGAAGCTATTCATGATTTAATAATGTCGAAAACAAGTATGCAATCACTTGCATCAGTAAATAAATTTCATGGAAAAACTAGTGAATTAATTGATAACTTTTTAAAAGAAATTTCACTTTTAATCGGGATGGCCGAAGTTAATATTGACTACCCTGAATATGACGATATCGAACAACTTGATACAACTAAAATGCTTGCAAAAGTAAACAAATTAATTGATGAATTAAATAATGTTATTAAAGTTTCTGAAGATGCTAAATACATCTTCGAAGGAGTAAATGTTGCTATTTTAGGAAAACCGAATGTTGGTAAAAGCAGTATTTTAAACTCTCTTCTTTCTGAAGATAAAGCAATTGTTACAGATATTGCAGGAACTACAAGAGATTTAGTTGAAGCAAGTTATCAAATTAACGGAATGCTTTTTAAACTTGTTGATACAGCAGGTATTAGAAAAACAGATGAAAAAATTGAATCAATTGGAATTCAAAAATCTTTAGAACAAATCGAAAAATCAGATTTAATTATCCATGTTGTTGAACCAACTAAAAATGATAATGAATTTGATAAATATATTGAAGAACAAGCATTAAAAGAACAAAAAATGTATGTGAAAGTTGTTAATAAATCAGATCTCTTAAACACTGAAAAACAAAAAGATTTGATATATGTTTCAGCTCTAAATAAAGATATTGAAGAACTTGAAAATAAAATGGTTGAATTATTCCAACATATTGATATTTTTGATGAAAAAATATTATCTAATACCAGACAATTATCATTAATTAAAAAAGCTTGCGAAAACCTTTTAGATGCTAAAAACAGTTTAGAAAATTACCAAACATTTGATGTTATTATTATTGATTTATATGCAGCTTGAGATAATCTTCAAAATATTAAAGGTAATGTAAATCGTGAAGATTTATTAGATGTTATGTTTGCAAACTTTTGTTTAGGAAAATAA
- the pyrH gene encoding UMP kinase: MLKYKKILIKLSGEGFANKSKHLAIDYDLVNNIALQLKQIIDLGVQVSIVIGGGNFWRGASAAKNGIPRSRADYIGMMATMMNAIALRSGFENMGLKARVLSSFDIDPRVAEYYVKEKAMKYLGDGEIVIFGGGTGRPYFTTDTAATLYAAEIGAEVILMGKNNIDGIYDSDPKTNPNATKFDTITYDQILERKLQVMDLTATSMASENNINLIVFNILEDESIVRALKGEIEHTEVTK, translated from the coding sequence ATGCTTAAATACAAAAAGATATTAATAAAATTGTCAGGTGAAGGATTTGCAAATAAATCAAAACACCTTGCAATTGATTATGATTTAGTTAACAATATAGCATTACAACTAAAACAAATCATAGATTTAGGTGTTCAAGTTTCAATCGTTATTGGTGGTGGTAACTTCTGAAGAGGTGCATCAGCTGCTAAAAATGGAATACCTAGAAGCAGAGCCGATTACATTGGTATGATGGCTACAATGATGAATGCAATAGCTCTTAGAAGTGGTTTTGAAAATATGGGCTTGAAAGCTAGAGTTTTAAGTTCATTTGACATTGATCCGCGTGTTGCTGAATATTATGTTAAAGAAAAAGCAATGAAATATCTTGGTGATGGTGAAATCGTTATTTTCGGTGGTGGAACAGGTAGACCATACTTTACAACTGACACTGCAGCTACTTTATATGCAGCTGAAATTGGTGCAGAAGTAATTTTAATGGGTAAAAATAACATCGATGGCATTTATGATTCAGATCCTAAAACAAACCCTAATGCAACCAAATTTGACACAATTACATATGATCAAATTTTAGAGCGTAAATTACAAGTTATGGATCTTACAGCCACAAGTATGGCTAGCGAAAATAACATTAACTTAATTGTTTTTAACATCTTAGAAGATGAATCAATTGTAAGAGCTTTAAAAGGTGAAATTGAGCATACGGAGGTAACAAAATAA
- the dnaN gene encoding DNA polymerase III subunit beta — MKFTIKKNIIENTVDFLNNYVDSNDASVLNRCLFFEINSEALNISSNNPAVSAKKTIFVDESNLKLDSSGKVFINANIFRNIIKKFENEVTINVNNNIIDIYEGKTKFTIAKLDNENQMQLVDFNEPSNKIEISSKKLENVINEALVSTNSSVDKINNLIYKVINIKSNNDKLLTMVSTDGFRLSKAEIEIDSQVEIDINVDSKILKKLVTKDAPKKVNLFFKDYKLGISYENTIIQANLVDLKYLDISNVFERNYSKEIIIDKQELLNLINKTIFYVSDKIKRLSFNISKEKIKTSYEVPEIGYADAETTNFEYKGEEFDIDVNYNFIEDAVSILDNGKIKIQISDKEDQLLFTSLENDKNKQLITPMRRY; from the coding sequence ATGAAATTCACAATTAAAAAAAATATTATTGAAAACACTGTTGACTTTTTAAACAACTATGTTGATTCAAATGATGCTTCTGTTTTAAATAGGTGTTTATTTTTTGAAATAAACTCTGAAGCTTTAAATATTTCTTCTAATAACCCTGCTGTATCTGCTAAGAAAACAATCTTTGTTGATGAGTCAAATTTAAAACTTGATTCGTCAGGAAAAGTATTTATTAATGCAAATATTTTTAGAAATATAATCAAGAAATTTGAAAACGAAGTAACTATTAATGTAAATAACAATATTATTGATATATACGAAGGTAAAACAAAATTTACAATTGCCAAATTAGATAACGAAAACCAAATGCAATTAGTTGATTTTAATGAACCTTCAAATAAAATTGAAATTTCGTCTAAGAAATTAGAAAATGTTATTAATGAAGCTTTAGTTTCAACAAATTCAAGTGTAGATAAAATTAATAACTTAATTTATAAAGTTATTAATATTAAATCAAACAACGACAAATTATTAACTATGGTTTCAACAGATGGATTTAGGCTTTCTAAAGCAGAAATAGAAATTGATTCACAAGTTGAAATAGATATTAATGTTGATTCAAAAATCCTTAAAAAATTAGTTACTAAAGATGCACCTAAAAAAGTCAATTTATTCTTCAAAGACTACAAATTAGGTATCTCATACGAAAATACAATTATTCAAGCTAACTTAGTTGATTTAAAATATCTAGATATTAGTAATGTTTTTGAAAGAAATTATTCAAAAGAAATCATTATTGATAAGCAAGAATTATTAAATTTAATTAATAAAACAATCTTTTATGTTTCAGATAAAATAAAAAGATTATCATTTAACATATCAAAAGAAAAAATTAAAACATCATATGAAGTTCCAGAAATTGGTTATGCTGACGCAGAAACAACAAACTTTGAATATAAAGGTGAAGAATTTGATATTGACGTAAATTATAATTTCATAGAAGATGCTGTTTCAATTTTAGATAATGGTAAAATTAAAATACAAATTTCAGATAAAGAAGATCAATTGTTATTTACTTCCCTTGAAAATGATAAAAACAAACAATTGATAACTCCTATGAGAAGGTATTAA
- the tuf gene encoding elongation factor Tu yields the protein MAKLDFDRSKEHVNVGTIGHVDHGKTTLTAAIATVLSKKGLSEARDYASIDNAPEERARGITINTAHIEYQTEARHYAHVDCPGHADYVKNMITGAAQMDGAILVVAATDGPMPQTREHILLSKQVGVPRIVVFLNKCDMLEGEEEMIELVEMEVRSLLSEYGFDGDNAPIIRGSATEALAGNPKYEEAVMELMNAVDSYIETPVKEFDKPFLMAVEDVFTITGRGTVATGRVERGTLKLNDEVEIVGLKPTKKTVVTGIEMFRKNLKEAQAGDNAGLLLRGVNREDIERGQVLAKPGSIVPHTEFEAAIYVLKKEEGGRHTPFFKNYKPQFYFRTTDVTGGVEFEAGREMVMPGENVNLKVKLIAPIAVEEGTKFSIREGGRTVGAGSVTKILK from the coding sequence ATGGCAAAATTAGATTTTGATCGTAGTAAAGAACACGTTAACGTTGGTACAATCGGTCACGTTGACCACGGTAAAACAACTTTAACAGCTGCTATTGCTACAGTTTTATCTAAAAAAGGATTATCAGAAGCTCGTGATTACGCTTCTATCGATAATGCACCAGAAGAAAGAGCACGTGGAATTACAATTAACACAGCTCACATCGAATACCAAACAGAAGCTCGTCACTACGCTCACGTAGACTGTCCAGGTCACGCTGACTACGTTAAAAACATGATTACAGGGGCTGCTCAAATGGATGGAGCTATCTTAGTTGTTGCTGCAACAGATGGACCTATGCCTCAAACACGTGAACACATCCTTCTTTCAAAACAAGTTGGTGTGCCTCGTATCGTTGTTTTCTTAAACAAATGTGATATGTTAGAAGGTGAAGAAGAAATGATTGAACTTGTTGAAATGGAAGTTCGTTCACTTCTTTCAGAATATGGATTTGACGGAGATAACGCTCCAATTATCCGTGGATCTGCAACAGAAGCTCTTGCTGGAAACCCTAAATATGAAGAAGCAGTTATGGAACTTATGAACGCTGTTGATTCATACATTGAAACTCCAGTTAAAGAATTTGACAAACCATTCTTAATGGCTGTTGAAGACGTATTCACAATTACAGGACGTGGAACAGTTGCTACAGGTCGTGTAGAACGTGGAACATTAAAATTAAACGATGAAGTTGAAATCGTTGGATTAAAACCTACTAAAAAAACAGTTGTTACAGGAATCGAAATGTTCCGTAAAAACCTTAAAGAAGCACAAGCTGGAGATAATGCTGGATTATTACTTCGTGGAGTAAACCGTGAAGACATCGAACGTGGACAAGTTTTAGCTAAACCAGGTTCAATCGTTCCTCACACAGAATTCGAAGCTGCTATCTATGTACTTAAAAAAGAAGAAGGTGGACGTCACACACCATTCTTCAAAAACTACAAACCTCAATTCTACTTCCGTACAACAGACGTAACAGGTGGAGTTGAATTCGAAGCTGGACGTGAAATGGTTATGCCAGGTGAAAACGTTAACCTTAAAGTTAAACTTATCGCACCTATCGCTGTTGAAGAGGGAACAAAATTCTCTATCCGTGAAGGTGGACGTACAGTTGGTGCTGGATCAGTTACAAAAATCCTTAAATAA
- a CDS encoding PQ-loop domain-containing transporter, which produces MQLQTLDTVLGWICSILVISLSIPQLLKLLKDKKTGNISFTSFWVFHIGILLWVMYGALHPSNLWTVVLADGISLFVNGLMTILLYHYKTEFSKKQKMYGYLGVIVTFVIGIIFIVICLAAKNVRIPDSGASIFSAIAPGLTTLAFTPQLWMSLKTNNWKGISIYMFLLYVINNIFWIVLWIVKIKIDLFESKSIVNLIISLTWQSISLTLFSIQFGFTLNDKLKSKKQSI; this is translated from the coding sequence ATGCAATTACAAACACTTGATACAGTACTAGGTTGAATTTGTTCTATTTTAGTTATTTCACTTAGTATTCCACAATTATTAAAATTGTTAAAAGATAAAAAAACAGGTAATATAAGTTTTACATCATTTTGAGTATTTCACATCGGTATTTTACTTTGAGTAATGTACGGAGCACTTCACCCAAGTAATTTATGAACTGTTGTTCTAGCTGATGGGATTTCACTTTTTGTTAATGGTTTAATGACTATTTTACTTTATCATTACAAAACAGAATTTTCTAAAAAACAAAAAATGTATGGTTATTTAGGAGTTATAGTAACATTTGTAATCGGAATTATTTTTATTGTTATTTGTTTAGCAGCTAAAAATGTTAGAATTCCTGATTCAGGTGCAAGCATCTTTTCAGCAATAGCACCTGGTCTTACAACTCTTGCTTTTACACCTCAATTATGAATGTCATTAAAAACAAATAATTGAAAAGGAATTTCAATTTACATGTTTTTACTTTACGTAATCAACAATATATTCTGAATTGTTTTATGAATTGTAAAAATTAAAATCGATCTATTTGAATCAAAATCAATTGTAAATTTAATTATTTCACTTACTTGACAATCAATATCACTCACACTATTTTCTATTCAGTTCGGATTTACTCTTAATGATAAACTTAAATCTAAAAAACAAAGTATATAA
- a CDS encoding ABC transporter ATP-binding protein, protein MKSKIFNKFKLFKHVQSLIFIRKEIKKINEETIINDNQDIVLSINNLTKFFINSQGEYKKVLDKINFKLKKGQFHGFIGDNGAGKTTTFRSILGFYNSYGGKITINGIDSKNKESKKFIGYIPEVAIFPKNINSWDFLTSMGQISNKKLPKKDMKARITNICNKLEFDLKELDKSPYYMSSGQKKKIMLIQALIHDPELLILDEPAANLDPSARNEFFSILEQLNKEGKTILISSHIISELQLHIDSYTFIKGGKIVETTSIEEKINNLSYDRKINTNNNSLIVDFLTLNNVTFRLKDNFVFYKLNEYQEAVFNDFLLENKIHIYELQKININLNEIIFNQK, encoded by the coding sequence ATGAAATCAAAAATTTTCAATAAATTCAAACTTTTTAAACACGTTCAATCATTAATCTTTATTCGCAAAGAAATCAAAAAAATTAATGAAGAAACAATTATTAATGATAATCAAGATATAGTTCTTTCGATTAATAATTTAACTAAGTTTTTTATTAATTCACAAGGTGAATATAAAAAAGTATTAGATAAAATTAATTTCAAACTCAAAAAAGGTCAATTTCACGGTTTTATAGGTGATAATGGTGCAGGAAAAACCACTACATTTCGTTCAATTTTAGGTTTTTATAATTCATATGGTGGAAAAATCACTATCAACGGAATCGACTCAAAAAATAAAGAATCTAAAAAGTTTATTGGGTATATTCCGGAAGTTGCAATTTTCCCTAAAAACATTAATTCATGAGATTTTCTTACCTCAATGGGACAAATTTCAAATAAGAAATTGCCTAAAAAAGATATGAAAGCAAGAATTACAAACATTTGTAATAAACTTGAATTTGATCTTAAAGAATTAGATAAAAGCCCATACTATATGTCTTCTGGTCAAAAAAAGAAAATAATGCTTATTCAAGCACTTATTCATGATCCAGAACTGCTTATTTTAGATGAACCAGCTGCTAATTTAGATCCTAGTGCTAGAAATGAATTCTTTTCTATTTTGGAACAATTAAATAAAGAAGGTAAAACTATTTTGATTTCAAGCCACATTATTTCAGAACTTCAACTTCATATTGATAGTTACACTTTTATAAAAGGTGGGAAAATTGTTGAAACTACTTCAATAGAAGAGAAAATCAATAACCTTTCTTATGATAGAAAAATAAACACAAATAACAACTCATTAATTGTCGATTTTCTTACTTTAAATAACGTTACGTTTCGTTTAAAAGATAATTTTGTTTTTTATAAACTAAATGAATATCAAGAGGCAGTATTTAATGATTTCCTATTAGAAAACAAAATTCATATTTATGAACTTCAAAAAATAAATATAAATCTAAATGAGATAATATTTAACCAAAAATAA